From a single Lewinella sp. LCG006 genomic region:
- a CDS encoding ATP-binding protein encodes MRFKTYLVLLFLMLLASPLIVNAQTATKTISLGKYQIKAKLWTRDDGIPHWHLNGIFQDSRGLVWANWKGKLSRFDGRKWVVVSSRPEKLHSFFATSIAEDVYHNIWSTYTEEKTDTKQKQVHLDVYDVLEQKTYTLEAYMARKEIELPPSLRQIRYLQFIGQKIYLLAKNWEVWCFDGKWRKVYPDDPQANQLPEYSFFYLPTEGAYLWKITSQDGISLLGPSGEVIKHYPEFNYENCYLSVDEKQRLWCYRSRTDLTILDWSEAPFNKEEGHKLMVLDRMGRTFSHYLDLPEIPGYLDVNKNKRKVALILEGQTFSNDILALIDEAWPEYSLKYLILTTSINNFTAPFLLSDGTVLFPLSDGVLQININRQHFQPFFPEKNIRSLAIHDDQLYAAVHYGEILQRDLQTGNTQLFFSYKLPINILYADDQGLRYGSHKQQTGLISYSSKKAIYISEPKPKGSPFVKCIEILPDSLILLGTTSGVLQIDQKRNQEQQSLGQRQINNFYRDQRGELWAATDRGLYNFNDRSFYLDTLLDGQPLEVAHIYEEPTTNTFWLATHKGLIQWKPKEQHYRQFTKEQGLSDDILHAVYPDQRNRLWISSNNGIMSFDLLSEIVYSYFEKDGLPNNECNQSAHAQDSRGGLYFGGLEGVTYFHPDSIENKTDHLFYPLQIERMLIYNKKGDTLNQISPMFKDERPYYLPRTSSQISIELGLANFRYSRHTSIEWRVKELNGEWRKIGEDYKLFLLKIPYGNFSIQFRVNISDKLVEKQYYGSEFSFYHPSPLYQNFYFWLLIALLAGIGSWILYYWRSQVLREQNELLQKEVLLRTQELDDRTQTVVAQNKKLERLDKAKNQLFNNVNHELRTPLNLIQLSVERLTELIPDERQTYLIRIKGQVDKMGNMLNDILRLNQMDSGVLVAHKQTIEWNSYIRQILGQYEDLANHKQLDLKVEIEVPSSLYLSFDPEKVERVITNLLNNAMKFTPQGGRILFRSAIVDNQLETVVADTGPGIPLEEHHDIFDRYYQGNHSERQAQPGYGIGLALCKEYAALMDGKIWVESIPGQGASFFFTFPLTYGEVAPTATNISPLSEKATQRTFYQVLKNGHKKAKILIVEDNEELLELMAELLSEEYAVSTATNGEIALKLLNQQAADIDLIISDIMMPIVDGFSLLKAVRADANLGYTPFLFVSALNSKDHQLKALRLGVDAYLSKPFSTSELKARIRNLVRNQQIRKAFISKKPAKTQDIPTIPHQAPPIHDGVPGYDEAWMQNLQQTVKENLARLDFKISDIADQMYVSERTLRNRIKEYTGLTPTAYLQQARLDLAMVYIQERKYRTIPEVAYAVGFKDDRYFSKIFKKNFGKLPSDYL; translated from the coding sequence ATGCGCTTTAAAACCTACCTCGTATTACTATTTCTTATGCTGTTGGCGTCTCCTCTTATTGTAAATGCTCAAACCGCCACAAAGACCATCAGCCTTGGGAAATATCAGATTAAAGCTAAATTATGGACCCGGGATGATGGAATCCCACACTGGCACTTAAACGGTATTTTCCAGGATAGCCGTGGCCTGGTTTGGGCAAACTGGAAAGGAAAGCTAAGCCGCTTTGATGGACGCAAATGGGTAGTGGTATCTTCAAGACCTGAAAAACTTCACTCCTTTTTTGCCACTAGCATCGCTGAAGATGTTTACCATAACATTTGGAGTACCTATACAGAGGAAAAGACCGATACAAAACAAAAGCAAGTACATCTGGACGTGTATGATGTTTTGGAGCAGAAAACGTACACTTTGGAAGCGTATATGGCTCGTAAAGAGATAGAACTTCCTCCCTCATTGAGACAAATCCGGTATTTGCAGTTCATTGGACAAAAAATTTACCTGCTTGCTAAAAACTGGGAAGTCTGGTGTTTTGATGGGAAATGGCGAAAAGTCTACCCCGATGATCCGCAAGCAAATCAATTGCCCGAATACAGCTTCTTTTACCTGCCCACAGAAGGAGCATATTTGTGGAAAATCACTTCACAAGATGGTATTTCCTTGCTCGGCCCTAGTGGTGAAGTCATAAAGCATTATCCAGAATTCAACTACGAAAATTGCTACCTGTCAGTAGACGAAAAACAGCGGTTATGGTGCTACCGATCCAGAACAGACCTTACTATACTCGATTGGTCAGAAGCTCCCTTTAACAAAGAGGAAGGCCATAAGCTAATGGTGCTAGACCGGATGGGAAGAACCTTCAGTCACTATCTCGATCTACCGGAGATACCCGGCTACCTAGACGTAAATAAAAACAAACGCAAAGTAGCATTGATACTAGAGGGCCAGACGTTTAGCAACGATATTTTAGCATTGATTGACGAGGCTTGGCCTGAGTATTCTTTGAAATATCTTATTTTAACTACCAGTATTAACAATTTCACTGCCCCTTTTCTTTTAAGCGATGGAACAGTACTTTTCCCTCTGTCTGATGGTGTCTTACAGATTAACATCAATCGTCAACATTTCCAGCCTTTTTTCCCGGAAAAAAACATCAGAAGTCTGGCTATTCATGATGATCAACTCTACGCTGCGGTTCACTATGGTGAAATTTTGCAGCGAGACTTACAAACAGGCAATACGCAACTTTTCTTCTCCTACAAGTTACCCATCAACATACTCTATGCCGACGATCAAGGTCTCCGATACGGTTCTCACAAACAACAAACGGGGTTAATCTCCTATTCTTCAAAAAAAGCGATTTATATATCCGAACCAAAACCAAAAGGATCGCCATTCGTAAAATGTATTGAGATTCTGCCCGATAGCTTGATATTACTTGGCACTACAAGTGGTGTATTACAAATTGATCAAAAACGAAACCAGGAACAACAATCTTTAGGACAGCGCCAAATCAACAACTTCTACAGGGATCAGCGAGGAGAATTATGGGCAGCTACCGACCGAGGTTTGTACAACTTCAATGATAGATCATTCTATCTAGATACACTCTTAGATGGTCAGCCATTGGAAGTTGCTCATATTTATGAAGAGCCAACGACCAATACTTTCTGGCTGGCAACCCATAAAGGATTGATCCAATGGAAGCCCAAAGAGCAACACTATCGCCAGTTTACAAAAGAGCAAGGGTTATCTGATGACATTCTGCACGCAGTATATCCAGACCAACGAAATCGGCTTTGGATTTCCTCTAACAATGGTATCATGTCTTTTGACCTCTTGTCCGAAATCGTTTACAGTTACTTCGAAAAGGATGGCTTACCTAATAACGAATGTAACCAATCGGCTCATGCACAGGATAGTCGCGGAGGTTTGTATTTCGGGGGATTGGAAGGTGTCACCTATTTTCATCCGGACAGCATAGAAAACAAAACTGATCATTTGTTTTACCCTTTGCAAATAGAGCGCATGCTGATCTACAACAAAAAGGGAGACACCCTCAACCAGATAAGCCCTATGTTCAAAGATGAGCGTCCTTATTATCTACCGCGTACATCAAGTCAAATTTCTATTGAATTGGGGCTTGCTAATTTTAGATACTCCCGGCATACCAGCATCGAGTGGCGTGTTAAAGAACTCAATGGAGAATGGCGAAAAATAGGAGAAGACTACAAACTCTTTTTACTAAAGATTCCCTACGGTAATTTTTCCATCCAGTTCCGGGTAAACATCAGTGACAAACTGGTGGAAAAACAGTATTATGGTTCGGAATTTTCTTTCTACCATCCTTCGCCTCTTTATCAAAATTTTTATTTCTGGTTGTTGATAGCGCTACTTGCCGGAATTGGCAGCTGGATCCTATATTACTGGCGCTCACAAGTCCTGAGGGAACAAAATGAACTCCTGCAAAAAGAAGTGCTCCTCCGTACACAGGAGTTGGATGACCGGACGCAGACGGTTGTTGCCCAAAACAAAAAGCTTGAACGCCTGGACAAAGCAAAAAACCAGCTATTTAACAATGTTAATCATGAATTGAGAACGCCATTGAATTTAATTCAGTTGTCCGTAGAACGCCTCACGGAGCTCATCCCTGACGAAAGACAGACGTATTTAATCCGGATTAAAGGGCAAGTAGATAAAATGGGCAATATGTTGAATGACATCCTGCGCCTCAACCAAATGGATTCGGGCGTACTTGTCGCCCACAAACAAACCATTGAATGGAATAGCTACATCAGACAGATACTAGGGCAATATGAGGATTTGGCGAATCATAAACAACTGGACTTAAAAGTAGAAATCGAGGTTCCCTCATCTTTATACTTATCCTTTGACCCTGAAAAAGTAGAACGTGTGATTACCAATCTCCTCAACAATGCTATGAAATTTACGCCCCAAGGGGGCAGAATCCTGTTTCGAAGTGCCATTGTAGACAATCAGCTCGAAACAGTAGTAGCAGATACCGGCCCGGGTATTCCACTAGAGGAACATCATGATATTTTCGACCGCTATTATCAAGGCAATCATTCCGAAAGACAAGCCCAACCTGGCTATGGAATTGGCTTGGCTTTGTGCAAAGAGTACGCGGCACTCATGGATGGGAAAATTTGGGTCGAAAGTATCCCTGGGCAAGGTGCTTCTTTTTTCTTCACCTTTCCCCTCACTTATGGTGAAGTAGCGCCTACTGCTACCAACATCAGCCCTCTATCAGAAAAGGCCACTCAGCGCACCTTTTATCAAGTGCTGAAGAATGGCCACAAAAAAGCAAAAATCCTTATTGTCGAAGACAATGAGGAGCTCTTAGAGCTCATGGCAGAACTATTATCTGAAGAATACGCCGTTTCAACGGCCACCAACGGAGAAATAGCACTAAAGCTATTAAATCAACAAGCTGCCGACATAGACCTTATCATTTCCGACATCATGATGCCCATCGTGGATGGCTTCAGTTTACTAAAAGCAGTAAGGGCGGACGCCAATCTGGGTTATACCCCTTTTCTATTTGTCAGTGCACTCAACTCCAAAGACCACCAACTTAAGGCACTCCGCCTTGGAGTAGATGCTTACCTAAGCAAACCTTTCTCTACGTCGGAACTCAAGGCGAGGATCAGGAATCTGGTACGAAACCAGCAAATACGGAAGGCGTTTATTAGCAAAAAACCAGCAAAGACCCAAGACATTCCTACCATCCCTCACCAGGCACCACCCATTCATGACGGCGTACCCGGATACGATGAAGCCTGGATGCAAAACTTGCAACAAACCGTAAAAGAAAATCTAGCTCGCCTGGATTTCAAAATATCCGATATCGCAGACCAAATGTATGTATCAGAGCGTACCTTACGTAATCGTATCAAAGAGTACACGGGGCTTACCCCCACGGCTTATTTACAACAAGCACGGCTAGATTTAGCGATGGTATACATTCAAGAAAGAAAATACCGAACAATACCTGAAGTAGCTTATGCCGTAGGCTTCAAGGATGACCGCTATTTCTCCAAAATTTTCAAGAAAAACTTCGGAAAACTTCCATCGGATTACCTTTAA
- a CDS encoding CotH kinase family protein yields MNRLLLLLPLLAISFCLTAQDLFPGRGTAFQDEIVPRVDIIIAPADLDAILAPGNELSDVEYPATFMFTDAEGVDTVSQIGFRLRGNTSRYSAKKSFKVSFNTFADEKWKGLEKINLNGEHNDPSVSRAKICWDLLKDIRVPGARANHVALYINNDYYGLYANIEHIDEEFVERRFGNKDGNLYKCLYPADLSYLGEDPNLYKFTSDGRRAYDLQNNSDTEDYSDLANFIRVINQTAIGDLPCELEAIFNVDSYLRTMAFDVLVGNWDGYAFNQNNFYLYHNTATDRFEYIPFDLDNTLGIDWLNRDWAERDIYNWPSSATDRPLFERILEVPDYRARYSYYIESFLLEAFRPINLFPELDALQAKLLPFVTEDDYYPLDYGFSLTDFQNAFDGETDYPQTDYGLKSYVIARRASALAQLEDLNPAPYLFGERTSMASVGQQLSFQINVQEEESINQVQLCYQLPGQSFNCINMEDFGNTGDGLPNDGEYGIFLSPLASPGTIAYYFTATDNQGATQRHPSCGNFTMTVSSGGLQLAINEFMASNGTVIADENDEFDDWVEIHNYSDQSISLTGRYLSDNPDNPTKWAFPDMSIEAGAFLLIWVDDDVEQGPLHTDFKLDAAGEFIGIFDTDAAGNGLIDGTEFGPQETDAAVGRLPNGTGAFQAVTPTPGASNQPLSTGEGIAIKPFSVYPNPSSDWLKIDAPESGEYQAQLFNLAGQVIQHYSWNGQATQWDLQVPAGMYFLLIEEEGQAIFSTKVVVE; encoded by the coding sequence ATGAATCGACTGCTACTACTATTACCGCTACTTGCTATTTCGTTTTGCCTTACGGCCCAAGACCTTTTCCCCGGAAGGGGTACTGCCTTTCAGGATGAGATTGTCCCAAGAGTAGACATCATTATCGCTCCTGCTGACCTTGACGCTATTCTGGCACCTGGCAACGAACTTAGCGATGTCGAATATCCCGCCACCTTTATGTTTACGGATGCGGAGGGCGTGGATACCGTTTCGCAGATAGGTTTTCGCTTGCGCGGAAATACGTCGCGCTACAGCGCAAAAAAATCCTTCAAGGTTTCCTTCAATACCTTTGCTGATGAAAAATGGAAAGGCCTCGAAAAAATCAACCTCAACGGAGAACACAACGACCCTTCCGTCAGTCGGGCAAAAATTTGCTGGGACCTCCTCAAAGATATCCGCGTACCGGGTGCCCGGGCCAATCATGTAGCACTGTATATCAACAATGATTACTATGGGCTTTACGCCAATATCGAACACATCGACGAAGAGTTTGTCGAACGCCGTTTTGGCAACAAAGATGGCAACCTCTACAAGTGCCTCTACCCCGCCGATCTCTCTTACCTCGGTGAAGACCCTAATCTGTACAAATTCACCAGCGACGGACGCCGGGCTTATGATCTGCAAAACAACAGCGATACCGAAGACTATAGCGACCTCGCCAATTTCATTCGTGTCATCAACCAAACCGCCATCGGTGATTTGCCTTGCGAGTTGGAAGCTATTTTTAATGTAGACAGCTACCTCCGCACTATGGCTTTCGATGTCCTCGTAGGCAACTGGGATGGTTATGCGTTCAACCAAAACAATTTTTACCTCTACCACAATACCGCTACCGACCGCTTCGAATACATCCCTTTCGACCTGGACAATACCCTGGGTATCGACTGGCTCAACCGAGACTGGGCCGAGCGTGACATTTACAACTGGCCCAGTAGTGCTACCGATCGGCCCCTTTTTGAACGCATCCTGGAGGTGCCTGATTACCGGGCGCGGTATTCTTACTATATCGAAAGTTTTCTGCTGGAAGCATTCCGCCCCATCAACCTCTTTCCTGAACTTGATGCGCTACAAGCCAAGCTGCTACCTTTCGTAACGGAGGATGATTATTACCCGCTGGATTACGGCTTCAGCCTGACAGATTTTCAAAATGCTTTTGATGGGGAAACCGATTATCCACAAACCGATTATGGACTAAAATCTTACGTAATTGCTCGCCGAGCCAGTGCTTTGGCACAATTGGAAGACCTCAACCCGGCTCCCTACCTATTTGGCGAACGTACCAGTATGGCCTCGGTTGGTCAGCAGCTTTCTTTTCAGATCAATGTGCAAGAAGAGGAGAGTATCAACCAGGTACAACTGTGTTATCAGCTTCCTGGCCAATCTTTCAATTGCATCAACATGGAAGATTTTGGCAATACCGGAGATGGCTTGCCCAATGATGGCGAATATGGCATCTTCCTCTCTCCTCTGGCAAGCCCTGGCACCATCGCCTACTACTTCACCGCTACGGATAACCAGGGGGCAACACAGCGTCATCCTTCGTGCGGCAACTTTACAATGACGGTCAGCAGTGGAGGGCTGCAACTGGCGATCAACGAATTCATGGCCAGCAACGGCACCGTGATCGCCGACGAAAACGATGAGTTTGACGACTGGGTGGAAATCCATAACTACAGTGACCAGAGCATTTCCCTTACGGGGCGCTACCTTTCGGATAATCCCGATAACCCGACCAAATGGGCCTTTCCTGATATGAGCATCGAAGCAGGCGCTTTTCTCCTCATCTGGGTGGATGATGATGTGGAACAAGGGCCTTTGCATACGGATTTCAAGCTGGATGCCGCAGGAGAGTTCATCGGCATTTTTGATACCGACGCGGCCGGTAATGGGCTTATTGATGGAACGGAGTTCGGACCACAAGAGACCGACGCAGCCGTAGGGCGTCTACCCAACGGCACCGGTGCTTTTCAGGCAGTAACTCCTACCCCCGGTGCTAGCAACCAACCCTTGAGTACGGGCGAAGGCATTGCGATCAAACCCTTTTCGGTGTACCCCAATCCAAGCTCCGACTGGCTAAAAATAGACGCCCCGGAAAGCGGTGAATACCAAGCTCAGTTATTCAACCTCGCAGGACAAGTGATACAACATTATTCGTGGAACGGACAAGCTACCCAATGGGACTTACAAGTTCCTGCGGGCATGTATTTCTTACTGATCGAGGAAGAGGGACAGGCGATTTTTTCTACGAAGGTGGTGGTTGAGTAG
- a CDS encoding LytR/AlgR family response regulator transcription factor has translation MHKKVNDLRVLVLAHEPSLLQYLQESLDRYGIQEYYLTTTYQQASSCYNTHFPDICMFSVELMDGTKSGIDLAKSIRERHSSVPIIFLSSAATQRTYRLIQSLHPSNLITKEDSELQLFNALNTAVTQLENSVLRKMSNHTDGFLLEKSSATDTLNRIFLKIGDSFKGISCQNIDYFFAEGGFTYARTKSNRRYPTTVQLKTLEEQLNPTFMRCHRKYLVNVDSIESILTKDNKIQIGEEIVPIGHHYQKSFFNSLMMLK, from the coding sequence ATGCACAAAAAAGTAAACGACCTCCGTGTACTCGTGTTAGCGCACGAGCCCTCGCTGCTGCAATATTTGCAGGAATCGCTGGATAGGTACGGTATTCAAGAATACTACCTGACCACAACTTACCAACAAGCCAGCAGTTGCTACAACACCCATTTTCCAGATATATGTATGTTTAGTGTTGAACTGATGGATGGTACCAAAAGTGGAATTGATTTAGCGAAATCTATTCGGGAACGACATAGCAGTGTCCCCATTATTTTCCTTTCCTCAGCAGCCACACAGAGAACCTACCGCCTCATCCAATCCCTACATCCAAGTAATTTGATTACAAAAGAGGATTCAGAATTGCAGCTTTTCAACGCGCTCAATACGGCAGTGACCCAGCTAGAAAACAGTGTACTGAGAAAGATGTCGAATCATACAGATGGTTTCCTCTTAGAGAAATCCTCTGCCACTGATACACTCAACAGAATATTCCTCAAAATTGGAGATAGTTTTAAAGGGATTAGCTGTCAAAATATTGATTACTTTTTTGCGGAGGGTGGGTTCACTTATGCGCGTACTAAAAGTAATCGTCGATATCCGACAACCGTACAACTAAAGACACTGGAAGAACAGCTAAACCCCACTTTCATGCGCTGCCACAGAAAGTACCTGGTCAATGTTGACAGCATTGAAAGTATTCTTACCAAAGACAATAAAATCCAAATTGGGGAAGAAATTGTTCCGATTGGTCATCACTATCAGAAAAGTTTTTTTAACAGCTTGATGATGCTCAAATGA
- a CDS encoding PQQ-dependent sugar dehydrogenase encodes MRHLFFWAALLVASLQLPTTLQAQDLQLDSTLLTATDVATGLVVPWEVKYGPDDHLWVTERRGNILRINPENGNIVTILNHQSTVTGGNSEYGMLGMALHPDFLNTPLLYVVYCYDQSGIRERLSSFEWNGTELVNETILFDEIQGGNIHDGSRLLITTDNKILMTTGDRGNSSLSQNKNSLNGKILRLNLDGSIPDDNPDPASYVYSFGHRNPQGLTYGPNGQIYSSEHGAQQSDEFNLIGPDTNYGWPNVQGACNTAAEQTFCNENAVREPLIEFSPCAAVNDIVYYDHPAIPEWEGKMLMAVLGGFALSDSRLSVMTFNDDGTAILNEDQYLDNLGRLRDVAINPHTGSVYVATNGPFYPGSGPNRIIEYRNEAYVPNSVGAPNTNNQFIRVFPNPVIDQLQLQLSPNFAGQQLEVISFNGQVIQQLTIQSEQLQIDVKSWTPGMYFLRASNEEGMITRTFVKQ; translated from the coding sequence ATGAGACATCTCTTCTTTTGGGCAGCCCTCTTGGTTGCCTCCCTTCAGTTACCAACAACACTGCAGGCACAGGATTTACAGCTCGACAGCACCCTTCTCACCGCTACGGATGTGGCGACGGGGCTGGTAGTGCCCTGGGAAGTAAAGTACGGCCCCGACGACCACCTGTGGGTCACCGAACGCCGGGGCAATATCCTGCGGATCAATCCAGAAAACGGAAACATCGTCACGATCCTTAACCATCAGTCGACCGTCACGGGCGGCAACAGCGAATATGGCATGTTGGGAATGGCGCTGCATCCTGATTTCTTGAATACGCCCCTGCTCTACGTCGTTTATTGTTACGACCAGAGCGGCATCAGAGAGCGCTTGTCCAGCTTTGAATGGAACGGTACCGAACTCGTCAACGAAACCATCCTTTTCGACGAAATTCAGGGGGGCAACATTCACGATGGCTCCCGCCTGCTCATCACTACCGATAACAAAATCCTGATGACCACCGGCGATCGGGGCAATAGCAGCTTGTCGCAAAACAAAAACAGCCTCAACGGTAAGATTTTGCGTCTGAATCTCGACGGCAGCATTCCTGATGACAATCCCGACCCTGCCAGTTATGTCTACTCCTTCGGGCACCGCAACCCACAGGGGCTCACCTACGGGCCTAATGGACAGATTTACAGCTCCGAGCACGGCGCCCAGCAATCGGATGAATTCAACCTCATTGGGCCCGACACCAATTATGGTTGGCCCAACGTTCAAGGAGCCTGCAATACGGCTGCGGAACAGACCTTCTGCAATGAAAATGCCGTTCGGGAACCGCTGATTGAATTCAGCCCCTGTGCCGCCGTCAATGATATCGTCTACTACGATCACCCCGCCATTCCCGAATGGGAAGGTAAGATGCTGATGGCTGTCCTCGGCGGCTTCGCTCTCAGTGATTCACGCCTAAGCGTAATGACCTTCAACGACGATGGTACTGCCATCCTCAACGAAGACCAATACCTCGACAACCTGGGGCGCTTGCGGGATGTGGCCATCAATCCTCACACCGGCTCGGTGTACGTTGCCACCAACGGCCCTTTCTACCCTGGTAGCGGCCCCAACCGCATCATCGAATACCGCAACGAGGCCTATGTGCCCAACAGCGTTGGTGCGCCCAACACCAACAACCAATTCATCCGTGTTTTCCCCAATCCGGTGATCGATCAATTGCAGCTCCAATTGTCACCCAACTTTGCGGGCCAGCAGCTGGAAGTCATCAGTTTCAACGGCCAGGTCATCCAGCAGCTTACCATCCAGAGCGAGCAGCTCCAGATAGACGTCAAATCCTGGACGCCTGGTATGTATTTCTTACGGGCCAGCAATGAGGAAGGGATGATTACGCGGACGTTTGTGAAACAATAA
- a CDS encoding acyl-CoA thioesterase, with protein MTKLSTRIAAAQTSIFKVVFPNTTNHYNTLFGGEALKMMDEVAFIAATRFSRKTMVTVSSSKVDFTMPIPADTIIEVQGAITRVGRTSVDVQVNIYKEEMYEEGRVLAVQGLFTMVAVDENKEPIPVMEG; from the coding sequence ATGACTAAACTCTCTACCCGAATTGCCGCAGCGCAAACCAGTATTTTCAAGGTAGTTTTTCCCAATACTACGAATCACTACAATACCCTTTTTGGCGGAGAAGCGCTCAAGATGATGGACGAGGTCGCTTTTATTGCCGCTACCCGCTTTAGTCGGAAAACAATGGTAACGGTGAGTAGCAGTAAGGTAGATTTTACCATGCCTATCCCGGCAGATACCATTATTGAGGTGCAAGGGGCCATCACCAGAGTTGGCCGCACCAGTGTAGATGTTCAGGTCAATATCTACAAAGAAGAAATGTATGAGGAAGGGCGAGTCCTGGCGGTGCAAGGCTTGTTTACGATGGTAGCTGTAGATGAAAATAAAGAACCGATACCGGTGATGGAGGGCTGA
- a CDS encoding bile acid:sodium symporter family protein, whose amino-acid sequence MQSTLLTSTILPASLFIIMIGMGLSLTLDDFRRVVRYPGAVSLGLFNQLILLPIIGLGLCHLFALTPLLAVGLLLLTACPGGATSNLISYVAKGDVALSVTLTAISSTVTIFTIPLIVHWGLAHFLGESRPIELPILETMGQIFGITALPVSIGMLVRSRNLTFAQRMERPMRIASTVIFVLILAGIVVANWQTLLDALPVLGPATLMLNLLTVGLGWGLSRIFGLNLAQSITIAIESGIQNGTLAIVVASSILYLPEMSLPAAIYTIFMFLTGGAFMWRFGRREVKVD is encoded by the coding sequence ATGCAATCCACCCTCCTCACCAGTACCATCCTTCCGGCTTCCTTATTCATCATCATGATCGGCATGGGGCTTTCGCTGACTTTGGATGATTTTCGGCGGGTGGTGCGCTACCCGGGGGCGGTTTCGTTGGGACTTTTTAATCAGCTTATTTTGCTGCCCATTATTGGGTTGGGCCTTTGTCATTTGTTTGCGCTGACTCCCTTATTAGCCGTAGGATTATTATTGCTTACGGCCTGCCCGGGCGGAGCCACCTCCAACCTGATCAGTTATGTGGCGAAGGGAGATGTTGCCTTATCGGTCACCCTTACCGCCATCAGCAGTACGGTCACGATTTTCACCATTCCGTTGATCGTACATTGGGGGCTGGCTCATTTTTTAGGCGAAAGCCGACCCATAGAGCTGCCTATCCTTGAAACAATGGGGCAGATTTTCGGCATCACGGCACTCCCCGTCAGTATAGGGATGCTGGTACGCTCGCGTAACCTCACTTTTGCGCAGCGGATGGAACGCCCCATGCGCATTGCTTCTACGGTGATATTCGTCCTGATCTTGGCTGGGATTGTCGTCGCCAACTGGCAAACATTGCTGGATGCATTGCCCGTACTGGGGCCAGCCACATTGATGCTCAACCTGCTCACGGTGGGATTGGGCTGGGGCCTCTCCCGCATCTTTGGACTGAATCTGGCACAATCTATTACCATCGCCATCGAATCAGGTATTCAAAATGGCACCTTGGCCATTGTCGTGGCTTCTTCCATCCTGTACCTGCCAGAGATGAGCCTCCCTGCGGCGATTTACACCATCTTCATGTTCCTGACTGGCGGCGCATTTATGTGGAGATTTGGACGGCGGGAAGTAAAAGTTGATTAA
- a CDS encoding DUF3299 domain-containing protein: MNTSPLKLLSKYTFILLLITVSAKLPAQRMLNWPDLADVTFAEKFSNSLGMKYYQASFGEDLKQLEGEEVILMGYLIPLDALGETYALSKNPYSACFFCGAAGPETVVELRIKAEFIQRYQTDERRAFKGRLQLYESSLEQFNYVLLDAVPL; this comes from the coding sequence ATGAATACCTCTCCCTTAAAGCTCCTCTCGAAATATACCTTTATCCTTCTACTCATCACCGTTAGTGCCAAGCTCCCCGCCCAGCGCATGCTCAACTGGCCTGATTTGGCGGATGTTACGTTCGCGGAAAAGTTCTCCAATAGCCTTGGGATGAAGTACTACCAGGCCAGTTTCGGAGAAGACCTCAAGCAACTGGAAGGGGAGGAGGTCATCCTCATGGGTTACCTCATTCCGCTGGATGCCTTGGGCGAAACGTACGCCCTGTCCAAGAATCCCTACTCGGCCTGTTTCTTCTGTGGGGCTGCCGGCCCCGAGACGGTGGTGGAGTTGAGAATCAAAGCCGAATTTATCCAACGCTATCAAACAGACGAGCGGCGCGCTTTTAAAGGGCGGTTACAATTGTACGAAAGCAGTTTGGAGCAGTTTAATTATGTTTTGCTGGATGCGGTGCCTTTGTAA